Sequence from the Magallana gigas chromosome 4, xbMagGiga1.1, whole genome shotgun sequence genome:
TAAAGAGAAAGCTCttgattatttaaaagtaatttattataaattgtcCTCCAatcaaacatataaaaaaaaattcaatttgtttCATTCAGAAATCCAATATCATTGAAGTTTTCTATAATAAATTAATGCTATTGTTCAAACAACAACTTACGGTATACGGCCAAATAAAAATTGCCTATAATTATTAAGTACAAGGTTTGTTGACTTAATACCAATAAAACTTACTGATATCACTGAATTAGTTTGAAATAAATGgttttgtataaattttacgcattatgaatgtttataattgCAATGAATTATTTTGCTGTAtccaataattaaaatattattattcaagaactttacacattaaaaaagtttgtttttacatgtacattattctataaaacttttaatttacagTTTATTTTCATCTTCGTACATGTATACACCTAAATGAGATGTTTTCTCTcagttaattttgaaaatttgattttctttaaatccCCTGTCACACACATACAAATTGTCTTCTTTATCTACACATAAACTAAGAGGATACTGTAAATCACAGTTATCAGTGTTTACACACTTAAAAAATGCACAagactatacatgtacactcattctataaaactttaaatttatagttttatttgatCTGGGTAAACACTTAATTAAGGTATTTTCtttaagtttaatttgaaaatttgattttctttacatttcctGTCATATACTCACACACATACAAATTGTCTTCTTTATCTACACATAAACTAAGAGGATTATGTAaatcacagttatcaatgtaacggagaaactgtccattctgatcgAGAATATGCACAACGCAGTTTGTATAGTCTGCTATCAAAATACGACTCTCGCTGTCTGTTGTTATACCAGATGGTCGGAatgtctttttattaaaaacgtTGATACAACCAGTGTATCGAAATCGTAGCTTCCCAGCATGATTCACCACCACTACTTTGCAATTGTCAGCTGGACAGTCAGTTACACAGACGTCTTGGTTTCTGTTCTCAGTAATGTATTTAACGTTCTGATTTCCTGAGTACAGAGGAAAACCTTCATCATCGAATtggattatttgtttttctttagatTCTGAGTAACGGACTACCCTGCATTGAGTTAAATCATCACTGAACATGGAAATCAGTAAATCACCTGAGTAAGAAACATACAGATTGCAAGGCACCCATCCCACTAATTTGATCAACTCTTTCGTCTTCTCATTCGTTACTTTATAAACTGTTTTTGTGTCTCCGTTAGAGTATATTAGATTTCCATCACAGTCTACGCCTACATCATCCGGTGATTTCCCTGATTTTGTCTCTATTGAATTGAGGAGTATACCGTCAATAGTGTAGAAGTAGATGTTGTTTGTTTCTCCACTTGTAGCGATCTTCCCTTTGTTTACGTTAGAAACACGACGTAGTCCTTCGTGTCTTGTCTTCAGTTTTGCAACTAGCTCACATTCATTCAGTAGTTGTTTGCCCAAAGAATTCGGGTTTTCTGGTGCTAGGGAACCATTATATATAAAAGCTCTGCCTAATGGTATTATCTCTCCAGTGAGACAACATAGCTTCTCCCTGTCTATTGGTTTCGGAATGAATGTTGGCATTGACACTTTAATAAGGGAAGGGGCTTTGATTATGtctttatttttacattgataTTCAATTGTAAGATTTACTTCATTGGATTCCTCCAATTTCTTAAGGTTTTCTGAGGTTTGTTGAAATTGAGACTGCGTTTGTTTGATATCATCACGATGTGTCTGTAAAATCTGTAAATGTGTTGATTTAAATTCGCTGactctttttttcatttggttGAAAACAAAttcgatttctctgtgccattccTCTTCTTGTTCTGATATTTCGTTTGTAAGTTTCTCATATTTTGCATCCATGTTGGCAATCTGGTTTTCCACATCAGTTATATAGTTTTCAAATTTTggaggaattatttttttcaactgaTCAATATCAGTTTTTATACCGTCCTTCTTTGTTTCATACACTTCTGAGAGTTCAGAGAAGTCGTGTTCTTTGTGTCGTGGAGATACCATACAAAAAGAGCAAACTGAAACCTCACAGTTTTTGCACAAGAGCTCGCAAGTctcattttcatgtattttgcatTTCGGAT
This genomic interval carries:
- the LOC136274510 gene encoding tripartite motif-containing protein 2-like yields the protein MDPENSAQDVTRCELCRDNVVQSYCDFCHFNLCMPCIGEHIYDEYDNHRIVPFQDRNLALIYPKCKIHENETCELLCKNCEVSVCSFCMVSPRHKEHDFSELSEVYETKKDGIKTDIDQLKKIIPPKFENYITDVENQIANMDAKYEKLTNEISEQEEEWHREIEFVFNQMKKRVSEFKSTHLQILQTHRDDIKQTQSQFQQTSENLKKLEESNEVNLTIEYQCKNKDIIKAPSLIKVSMPTFIPKPIDREKLCCLTGEIIPLGRAFIYNGSLAPENPNSLGKQLLNECELVAKLKTRHEGLRRVSNVNKGKIATSGETNNIYFYTIDGILLNSIETKSGKSPDDVGVDCDGNLIYSNGDTKTVYKVTNEKTKELIKLVGWVPCNLYVSYSGDLLISMFSDDLTQCRVVRYSESKEKQIIQFDDEGFPLYSGNQNVKYITENRNQDVCVTDCPADNCKVVVVNHAGKLRFRYTGCINVFNKKTFRPSGITTDSESRILIADYTNCVVHILDQNGQFLRYIDNCDLHNPLSLCVDKEDNLYVCEYMTGNVKKIKFSN